The window TGGATACTATACAAAGCTTGCACAGAAATGAAAGCTTGGATCGATCGAGGTTTGTCAGATATTAGAGTAGCTGTCAACTTATCAGCGCGACAGTTTCAACAATCAGATTTAGTGCCATTAGTAACTCAAACATTAAGACGAACTGGACTAGATGCGAAATTTTTAGAACTAGAAATTACCGAAACTATTGCTATGCAAAATATAAAATCCAGTAAGGAAAAACTTAATCAATTATCGGAAATGGGAATTCATATTTCGATGGATGATTTTGGTACGGGATATTCTTCTTTGTGTTATTTGAAACAATTTCCGCTGCATTCCTTAAAAATCGATCGCTCTTTCGTTAAAGATATCACTTTCGATCCTTGTGATTTAGCGATCGCTTCCGCCATAGTCGCGTTAGGAAAAGGATTAAATATTAACGTAGTCGCAGAAGGCGTGGAAACAGAAGCACAATTAGACTACCTACGCCAACTAGGATGTGCGGAAATTCAAGGCTATTTATTTAGCCCACCTTTACCAGCTAAAGATACAATTAAATTACTTAAGGAACATCAATCTGTTTGTGGTTAAAATTTATCTATAAAGTATGTGAAGCAGTTATTTATGTTAAAAAATTTACCTAAAAATCAAGAAAATATGTCATTTTGTTCAGTATATGGCCCTGTAAATTCTTGGCGTTTTGGTCGATCGCTGGGGATCGATCCGATAGGCGCAATTTCCACCTGTTCCTTTGACTGTGTTTATTGCCAGTTAGGAGAAATTGAAAAGTTAACTAGCGATCGTCAAGTATTCATTTCTACCGGACAAATTCTGCAAGATTTACAATCTTTTGCCCCTTGGAATGTAGATGTAATTACCCTTAGTGGTAGTGGTGAACCAACCTTAGCATTAAACTTAGGCGAAATACTCGCTAAAGTTAAAGAACTGACTGCTAAACCTTTAGTAGTATTGACTAACGGCACATTACTAAAAGATCCCGATGTGCGTGCAGCATTAGCATTAACAGACCGAGTAGCAGTCAAATTAGACGCAGTTTCAGGCGAACAATTACGCCGAGTTAATCGCCCCGTAGCTGAGGTTAATTTCTCAGATATTTGGCAAGGAATTCAACTATTTCGGGCTGATTATCCCGGTAAATTAGCTATACAAACGATGATTTTGTCTGCTTGGAATTCCGAAATTCAATCAGATTATATCAACCGCATTAAATTACTCGTTCCTGATGAAATTCAACTCAATACACCCTCACGCCCTAAACCTTTAACTCATCAATTAGAAGCTAGAGGTAACACTCAAATTGCTGATTGTGTTTATCCAGCCAATACTCTGAAATGTGTTGATGCTGACTACTTAAAAACATTTGCCGATCGCATTCAGCAGCAAACAGGTATTTCAGTCCGTTGGAAAATTTCTGACTAAAGTGGAAATTATTCGTTAGAGATGTTTAATTCCGTAAATTCCCAGTAAATCTCTGTCTGAATCTGTAATATCACCTGGGAAAAAGTTTTGGTTTTCTACCTCTTCCCAAGAGTAGGGATTGCTTTTTGGAAAAGCATCGATTTCTATTCCTGTTTCATCAATAGCTAAGTCAACCCCAGATAAATAAGCCTCTTGTATTGCATCATTTAGGAAAGGTTTTAAACTAGGGTTTTCCTTAATTATTTTTTTTATTTCGTTTCGTTGTTCTCTAATTGTCCTAATCCAGCTTCTAGACCTATGCGTAGGTTGATACTCCCACTTTAATAAATGTCCAATGAGAATTTTCAGCCGATTTACTAACTCTCGTTTTTCCTGTTTACCCAAAGATTCTATTTCCTCAATCAAATTCTCAATATCAAGATTCTCTAGATCGCGCTGACGCAATAACTCTACTTGTTTTTGAGTCCAAGCATAAAAGTCAGTATCGTATAGGTTGATAATTGGAAGGTTCATACTGTCTTCCTCAGATGGCTTTAACCCTATTAAATCTTACATCACTAAATCTCGGCAATCCACAAGTTTGAGCAAAGGACATAATGAAACGCCCAAAATAGATTAAAGAAACACAGCGCACGAGAGTTTTAGCAAATGTATTTCTTGAAAGTTTATCCAAAACTTCT is drawn from Phormidium ambiguum IAM M-71 and contains these coding sequences:
- a CDS encoding radical SAM protein, whose protein sequence is MLKNLPKNQENMSFCSVYGPVNSWRFGRSLGIDPIGAISTCSFDCVYCQLGEIEKLTSDRQVFISTGQILQDLQSFAPWNVDVITLSGSGEPTLALNLGEILAKVKELTAKPLVVLTNGTLLKDPDVRAALALTDRVAVKLDAVSGEQLRRVNRPVAEVNFSDIWQGIQLFRADYPGKLAIQTMILSAWNSEIQSDYINRIKLLVPDEIQLNTPSRPKPLTHQLEARGNTQIADCVYPANTLKCVDADYLKTFADRIQQQTGISVRWKISD
- a CDS encoding DUF29 domain-containing protein, translating into MNLPIINLYDTDFYAWTQKQVELLRQRDLENLDIENLIEEIESLGKQEKRELVNRLKILIGHLLKWEYQPTHRSRSWIRTIREQRNEIKKIIKENPSLKPFLNDAIQEAYLSGVDLAIDETGIEIDAFPKSNPYSWEEVENQNFFPGDITDSDRDLLGIYGIKHL